CCCATACCGCACGCACTTCTTGCGACCGCGGGCGGCACCCGCCAGCAATGTGTCGTCCGTGTTCACGAACGCGACCGGCTCTTTTCCGCCGGATACTTTTGCCCAGAGCGATGTCTCTTCCGCGGCCACGCCTTCCACGGTCCCGAAGAACTCCAGATGCTCGCGGCCGACGTTGGTGATGAGGACGTGCGTCGGTTGCAGCACATCACGGAGCATCGCCACTTCGCCGGGATGATTCGTTCCCACTTCCACCACCGCAACATCATGTTCTTTCGTGAGCCGGAAGATCGTCTGCGGGACACCGATATGATTGTTGTTGTTCCCCTCGGTGCAGAGGACGTTCTTCGTCGTCCCCAGCACGCGCGCGATCATGTCCTTGGTCGTGGTCTTGCCGTTGCTGCCGCCCACGGCGACCACGGGGCCGGTGAATTTCTGACGGTACACGGCCGCAAGCTGCCGGAGCGCCACGTAGGTATCCTCCACGACGAGCGCGACGGCGTCGTGCGGGACATCCGCTGCGCCCTGTGCATCCACGACCACGCCTGCCGCGCCGCGTGCAAGCACGTCGGCGATGAACCGGTGGCCATCGAACGTGTCACCCCGCAACGCCACGTAGAGCTGTCCGGGTGCCACCGTCCGCGAATCCGTCGACACGCCCACTGCACTCCACCGCTCGTGCCCTTGCGGGACGTGCAGTGCGCGGTGCGGTACAGACCGCAGGTCGGTGCGTGTCAGCTTCATTTCATGTTCCTGATGAACATCTCTACTTCTTCACGGTCATCGAGATGCGTCTTCTCCGTCCCGATCACCTGATAATCCTCATGCCCTTTGCCGGCGATCAGCACCACGTCGCCCGGTTCCGCAAGCAGCAGCCCCTTGATGATGGCCCTCCGGCGGTCGGCTTCCATGTACACCGCGCTCCCCGGCAGCACGCCCGCCTGGATCGCGTTCAGGATCAACTGCGGGTCCTCCTGGCGCGGGTTGTCCGACGTCAGGATCGTGATCGTACTGAGCGACGATGCGATCCGGCCCATCTTGGGCCGCTTGTCCTTGTCGCGGTTCCCTCCGCAGCCGAACACGGTGATGATGCGCTGCTGGCCTTTCGGGGGGAGCAGTGCGCGGATCGCCGTGAGCGTATTTTCCAGAGCATCCGGCGTGTGCGCGTAGTCGATGATGGCCGTCCACCCGGTGGGCGACGCGATCTGTTCGAACCGTCCGCGTACCGCGTTCAGCGAACCGATGCCCTCTGCCGCCATTGCCGGCGCGATGCCGAGTTCGCACAGCGTCGTATAGGCCGCGAGGAGGTTCGCAACATTGAACCGTCCTGTCAGCGGCGTGGTGACAGGCACCTGCTGCCCGCCCCGCACGATCGAGAACGTCATCCCGCGCACGGTCATCTGCACATCGGC
This genomic interval from Ignavibacteriota bacterium contains the following:
- a CDS encoding UDP-N-acetylmuramoyl-tripeptide--D-alanyl-D-alanine ligase: MKLTRTDLRSVPHRALHVPQGHERWSAVGVSTDSRTVAPGQLYVALRGDTFDGHRFIADVLARGAAGVVVDAQGAADVPHDAVALVVEDTYVALRQLAAVYRQKFTGPVVAVGGSNGKTTTKDMIARVLGTTKNVLCTEGNNNNHIGVPQTIFRLTKEHDVAVVEVGTNHPGEVAMLRDVLQPTHVLITNVGREHLEFFGTVEGVAAEETSLWAKVSGGKEPVAFVNTDDTLLAGAARGRKKCVRYGTRSRTADVRASRITLTPEGGVRFTLAGKGITKPVDVRLGVPGEHAAANALAAAAVGLALRVPVQRIVEALTQFTASSKRMEVVHANGAAILNDTYNANPDSMMAALRTLAAYPSSGKRIAVLADMLELGAAAEAEHERIGQAVAAMKIDHLLTFGRLGGLIARAASIPAAVPYDQKNILAEYLLELLTPGDVVLVKGSRGMRMEDVVIFLQERGAAAERRRNEVNA